A part of Halictus rubicundus isolate RS-2024b chromosome 4, iyHalRubi1_principal, whole genome shotgun sequence genomic DNA contains:
- the Cnn gene encoding phosphodiesterase 4D interacting protein centrosomin isoform X5 yields MRNNYRNMFFAGYGCSNQQQNGAPSPTRAGLWGSVYSPFRNTNMSLEDITMNSTLHLANGTNARLPGGTSPTGVIGTRDRGGRTMKDYEDQLEALKKENFNLKLRIYFLEERMGITSVDENAIKKNIELKVENESLRKELVEKQELLSQAAKAIQLIEEQKEVCSRKEIQYQQTLEAEREKIRKLEKELAEYQEKADASIYYKQAFGITSEKAVDTEEKLRQMEELVASLEAEVEQVTTSLNEERGWTQELETERDELRERLEAETHVRENLTAERVQESEGLREKVKELEEELLKKDVDLQQCRHDQTETRRVNKELNAQLENKCQALDELNAVAEKRKKQIDQLRTSIKTRDDALTDLNNKHRSLLSQFENGYVKRSIPSTSSSSGMKLNEEPLQSRLGQKMINADGSTKRENTCFDWEPNRERSSRSKSRSKSPIGIPNGETKSVRDLVKELEEKDNEIKRRQEKNKQLVLKLCNMQKHAETVDCKLKKLETDHEKAIKTIQGFMERQQQLENSKLMKEQKIMELEIELHRLREGENSNMRRDRREEHTPSNQQRFDEMEAKINDLRDQIETIKAEKSRLETQIQVESQELLGRVQDREQKIEILEIEKKAIKEQLEDKVNEFQKLKETTTNETESLHEREDLLRKLQLQDGEIEEKNRKIDQLTKELQVKTQNLQQLVNTELWSKNKEIAKLHNHMTANSSHERSRNRSDIVHESAGTQLAALIKELNDIGIKVTFTNEVIQLNYVDGNEPIDVKTMTDYVQKLLIQKNELEKEVDYLKWLKLVSRPDIATEMDGYGDNQTEKDRKYCELLRTHLKDLVKFMKEMLKNVDYTDTIGNEHKKIVLDVLTNSRILSEDFLNALEGISTYDIPVNVETTNVRPIDGRVKKSRSENLLSATKNQTSTQSDSEAFSEPDRTVSMARIGLQETQQKSVNRPRFSKYTKTFTDSEDSLEYVPYHKTYQNDLNDTEASHQIQELKETNAFLYSELSSLRNELTAKISFDCAFDEKISPLIVKLEKSQKFCEKLQTSLERRVHEVHTLKKESKQNNARRAQLENKLVDLESMAAEMNKQKAELLHYKENAERKAAEMLITLNRENEMLRTRIKKMEDENEAAKAHMTTLTKELDHLTLSHSQILVENTKLTNDKLRLEQELRKTESRCDLTVRNIHDKFNKENSQYWFSINYPTVGGRSKSSCSPDLGIESDAAVTTMRPLKDTLKITESMTNLLSDEDSSNGNGPIRKAGSESPLPIEGLDEVDALKQENETLKRRLMKTRRALEDTFQHLSASNKNKKNVEKAITKQLQITKSILKKTRTFEEPLDN; encoded by the exons GTACAAATGCAAGATTACCTGGCGGAACCTCCCCAACGGGGGTGATTGGGACCAGGGACAGGGGTGGTAGAACAATGAAAGACTACGAGGACCAGTTAGAAGCTCTCAAAAAAGAAAACTTCAACCTAAAGTTACGGATCTATTTCCTCGAGGAACGAATGGGCATCACATCAGTGGATGAAAAtgcaataaagaagaatattgaATTGAAG GTCGAAAACGAATCACTGAGGAAAGAATTGGTGGAGAAGCAGGAACTTCTTAGCCAAGCAGCCAAAGCGATCCAGTTAATTGAGGAGCAGAAAGAAGTATGTTCGCGTAAGGAGATTCAGTATCAGCAAACGCTGGAGGCGGAACGAGAGAAGATCCGAAAATTAGAGAAAG AATTAGCGGAATACCAGGAGAAGGCAGATGCATCCATATATTACAAGCAAGCATTCGGGATCACGTCGGAAAAGGCAGTGGACACCGAGGAGAAGTTGCGACAAATGGAAGAACTTGTTGCGTCCCTGGAGGCCGAG GTGGAACAGGTGACAACAAGCTTGAACGAGGAACGTGGCTGGACGCAAGAGCTCGAGACCGAGAGGGATGAGCTCAGAGAACGTTTGGAAGCTGAGACGCATGTGAGAGAAAATTTGACTGCGGAAAGAGTGCAGGAGTCGGAGGGTCTGCGAGAGAAGGTCAAAGAACTGGAGGAAGAGCTTCTAAAAAAGGACGTCGACCTGCAACAGTGTAGACACGATCAGACCGAGACGAGAAGAGTGAACAAGGAGTTGAACGCGCAGCTGGAGAACAAGTGTCAGGCGTTGGACGAGCTGAACGCTGTTGCAGAGAAACGCAAGAAACAAATCGATCAGCTGAGGACGTCGATAAAAACCAGAGACGACGCTTTGACGGATCTTAACAATAAACATCGCTCCTTGCTCTCTCAG TTCGAGAACGGTTATGTCAAACGATCAATACCGAGCACCAGCAGTTCGTCGGGAATGAAATTAAATGAAGAACCATTACAATCGAGGCTAGGACAGAAAATGATCAACGCCGATGGTTCGACGAAGAGAGAAAACACTTGCTTCGATTGGGAACCGAACAGGGAAAGGTCGTCGCGGTCAAAGTCGCGTTCAAAGTCGCCAATTGGCATTCCCAACGGCGAGACAAAATCCGTAAGAGATCTAGTAAAG GAGTTGGAAGAGAAGGATAACGAGATAAAGCGTCGTCAAGAGAAAAACAAGCAACTTGTGTTAAAGCTGTGCAACATGCAAAAGCACGCGGAGACCGTGGACTGTAAGCTGAAAAAGTTGGAGACCGACCACGAGAAGGCGATCAAGACCATCCAAGGCTTCATGGAGAGGCAACAACAGCTAGAAAACAGCAAACTAATGAAAGAGCAAAAGATCATGGAATTGGAAATTGAGTTGCACCGACTACGGGAAGGCGAGAACTCGAACATGCGAAGGGACAGAAGAGAGGAGCATACGCCCAGCAATCAG CAACGATTCGACGAAATGGAAGCGAAAATAAACGACCTACGAGACCAAATAGAGACCATCAAGGCTGAGAAGAGTCGTTTGGAGACGCAGATACAAGTTGAGTCACAG GAGCTGCTGGGCCGTGTGCAGGACAGGGAACAGAAGATCGAGATCTTAGAAATCGAGAAAAAGGCGATAAAGGAGCAGCTGGAGGACAAGGTTAACGAATTCCAGAAGCTGAAAGAAACCACGACAAACGAAACCGAGAGCCTACACGAAAGAGAAGACCTCTTACGCAAGCTACAACTCCAAGACGGTGAAATCGAGGAGAAAAACCGAAAAATCGATCAACTGACGAAAGAATTGCAGGTGAAGACGCAGAACCTGCAGCAGCTGGTGAACACGGAACTGTGGAGCAAGAATAAAGAGATCGCGAAACTCCACAACCACATGACCGCGAACAGTAGTCATGAGAGAAGCCGAAACAGATCGGACATCGTGCATGAAAGCGCTGGCACGCAGCTAGCTGCGTTGATCAAAGAACTGAACGACATTGGTATAAAGGTGACGTTTACCAATGAGGTGATCCAATTGAATTACGTCGACGGGAACGAGCCCATAGACGTAAAAACCATGACAGACTATGTACAGAAGCTGTTGATCCAGAAGAATGAGCTGGAGAAAGAAGTCGACTACTTGAAGTGGCTGAAACTGGTATCCAGACCGGACATCGCTACGGAGATGGATGGTTACGGGGATAATCAGACGGAGAAGGACAGGAAATACTGCGAACTATTGCGTACACACTTGAAGGACTTGGTGAAGTTCATGAAGGAGATGTTGAAGAACGTCGATTACACCGACACCATCGGCAACGAGCACAAGAAGATCGTTCTCGATGTTCTGACCAACTCGAGGATACTATCCGAGGATTTCCTGAACGCCCTCGAAGGAATTTCGACGTATGATATACCGGTTAACGTCGAAACGACGAACGTGAGACCGATCGACGGTAGAGTGAAGAAAAGTCGATCCGAGAATCTGCTTAGCGCTACGAAAAATCAAACATCCACGCAGTCAGACTCGGAAGCGTTCTCTGAACCAGACAGGACGGTCTCTATGGCTAGGATTGGACTCCAGGAAACGCAACAGAAGTCTGTGAACCGACCCAGGTTCTCGAAATACACGAAAACGTTCACCGACTCCGAGGACTCTCTTGAATACGTGCCTTACCACAAAACTTATCAAAATGATTTGAACGACACGGAGGCTAGCCATCAGATACAAGAACTGAAAGAGACAAATGCCTTCCTATACTCGGAACTCAGTTCTCTTAGGAACGAATTGACCGCCAAGATCTCTTTCGATTGT GCATTCGATGAAAAAATATCCCCGTTAATCGTCAAGCTAGAAAAATCGCAGAAGTTCTGTGAAAAATTGCAAACGTCTTTGGAAAGGAGAGTACACGAAGTTCACACGCTGAAGAAGGAGAGCAAGCAGAACAATGCGCGCAGGGCACAGCTGGAAAATAAACTGGTCGATCTGGAAAGCATGGCCGCGGAAATGAATAAGCAGAAAGCTGAATTGTTGCATTACAAAGAGAACGCTGAAAGAAAAGCCGCGGAGATGCTTATTACGCTTAACAGAGAAAACGAAATG cTGAGGACACGAATTAAGAAAATGGAAGATGAAAATGAAGCTGCTAAGGCACACATGACAACCTTAACGAAGGAGTTGGACCATTTAACTCTTTCACACAGCCAAATTCTTGTGGAGAATACCAAGTTAACCAATGACAAGCTACGGTTGGAACAAGAACTTCGAAAAACGGAAAGTAGATGCGATTTAACTGTTCGCAATATTCATGACAAATTTAACAAGGAG AATTCACAGTATTGGTTTTCCATAAATTATCCAACGGTCGGTGGACGGAGCAAATCCAGTTGTTCACCTGATTTAGGAATCGAAAGTGATGCGGCTGTGACAACTATGAGGCCGTTGAAAGATACTCTGAAGATTACAGAATCGATGACAAATCTTTTGAGCGATGAAGACAGCAGCAATGGTAACGGACCAATACGAAAAGCAGGCAGCGAAAGTCCGTTGCCGATAGAAG GTTTAGACGAAGTAGACGCGTTGAAGCAAGAAAATGAAACACTGAAGAGAAGGTTGATGAAAACAAGAAGAGCACTGGAGGACACTTTCCAGCATCTGTCTGCATCGAATAAAAACAAGAAGAACGTCGAAAAAGCAATAACGAAGCAATTACAGATTACCAAAAGTATTTTAAAGAAGACAAGGACATTCGAGGAGCCCTTGGATAACTAA